A section of the Neisseria dumasiana genome encodes:
- a CDS encoding factor H binding protein domain-containing protein yields MKKTSLFMCAFSALLLAACGSSGNNVPSAQSTPNAAGMLDPINKQEDTKQEDTKQEDTKQEDKKQEDKKQEDKKQEENAPSSQQSSNGYPFLVVPNLENEEIGTIVETINGKPIINGKIIASNYQIQLNGKTYRSQDKIDISSLQLGLNTLPFKESITQTIEGLPSQQAVVEGNLRLYKQHYSVLTGTFVKKKFNQASPEDTENENTFSFDNGYAIQGDVTPFKMLPTEGVYTYNGKAFDEKAEGTLQYTIDFEKRVGSGSITGMEQFGDIKLNQASIKQITEEHPVLKNGGEIEGTAVSEKLGKGEYALGIFGPKAEEIVGVADFVIPGDSEQEIEQQDVEIGFGGQR; encoded by the coding sequence ATGAAAAAAACTTCTCTCTTCATGTGTGCATTCTCTGCTTTACTATTGGCAGCTTGCGGCAGCAGTGGCAATAATGTTCCCTCGGCACAAAGTACACCTAACGCTGCTGGAATGCTAGATCCCATCAATAAACAAGAAGATACAAAACAGGAAGATACAAAACAGGAAGATACAAAACAGGAAGATAAAAAGCAGGAAGATAAAAAGCAGGAAGATAAAAAGCAGGAAGAAAATGCCCCTTCTTCACAACAGTCTTCAAACGGTTATCCGTTTTTGGTCGTTCCCAACCTTGAAAACGAAGAAATTGGTACGATTGTTGAAACGATTAACGGTAAACCGATTATTAATGGGAAAATCATTGCCAGCAATTATCAGATTCAGTTAAACGGCAAAACCTACCGTAGTCAAGACAAAATAGACATTTCGTCATTACAACTTGGCTTAAACACACTGCCTTTCAAAGAATCCATCACGCAAACGATTGAAGGTTTACCGAGCCAGCAAGCAGTAGTCGAAGGTAATTTGCGTTTATATAAACAGCATTATTCAGTATTGACCGGCACTTTTGTGAAGAAGAAATTCAATCAGGCTTCACCTGAAGATACTGAAAACGAAAATACATTCAGTTTTGATAATGGGTATGCAATTCAAGGTGATGTTACTCCGTTCAAAATGCTTCCGACAGAAGGTGTTTATACCTACAACGGTAAAGCGTTCGATGAAAAAGCCGAAGGTACGCTGCAATATACGATTGACTTCGAGAAAAGAGTGGGCAGTGGCAGTATTACCGGCATGGAGCAATTCGGTGATATCAAGCTGAATCAAGCATCTATCAAACAGATAACAGAAGAGCATCCGGTTCTCAAGAACGGTGGAGAAATCGAAGGCACAGCCGTGTCTGAGAAATTGGGTAAGGGCGAATATGCCTTAGGTATTTTCGGTCCTAAAGCCGAAGAGATTGTTGGTGTTGCAGATTTTGTTATACCGGGTGACAGTGAACAAGAGATTGAGCAGCAAGACGTTGAAATAGGCTTTGGCGGTCAACGTTAA
- the gluQRS gene encoding tRNA glutamyl-Q(34) synthetase GluQRS, which translates to MPLSRSFPPYTGRFAPSPTGLLHIGSLLTALASYADAKAHGGRWLVRMEDLDPPREMAGAADNILRTLEAFGFEWDGEVVYQSRRYELYEEALGRLKKQGLVYPCYCSRKDWQAAARMGADGFVYNGRCGKADYRPSEKDLAKTPAWRLRVPDENIGFNDEIVGHYTQNLACDIGDFVLLRADGFWAYQLAVVADDAEQGITHIVRGQDLLVSTPRQIWLQRCLGADTPHYAHLPLLVNRQGQKWSKQTLAPALDVSRKEKLLRQVMSYLNLPAAPEVERPSELLAWTVQHWDMNKVPKTAVCTETD; encoded by the coding sequence ATGCCACTTTCTCGCTCCTTTCCCCCCTACACCGGCCGCTTTGCACCCAGCCCTACCGGTTTGCTGCATATCGGTTCGCTGCTGACCGCCCTTGCCTCGTATGCCGATGCCAAGGCACACGGCGGGCGGTGGTTGGTTCGCATGGAAGACCTTGATCCGCCGCGCGAAATGGCCGGAGCAGCCGACAATATTCTGCGCACGCTGGAGGCATTCGGTTTCGAGTGGGACGGCGAAGTGGTTTACCAGAGCCGCCGCTATGAGCTGTATGAAGAGGCATTAGGCCGTCTGAAAAAACAAGGGTTGGTGTATCCCTGCTATTGCAGCCGTAAAGACTGGCAGGCCGCGGCGCGGATGGGGGCGGACGGTTTTGTGTATAACGGCCGCTGCGGCAAAGCGGATTACAGGCCGTCTGAAAAAGATTTGGCAAAAACACCCGCGTGGCGGTTGCGTGTGCCCGATGAAAACATAGGCTTTAACGATGAAATTGTCGGGCATTACACCCAAAATCTGGCGTGTGATATCGGCGATTTCGTGTTGTTGCGGGCCGATGGCTTTTGGGCGTATCAGTTGGCGGTGGTGGCAGACGATGCCGAGCAAGGCATCACGCATATTGTGCGCGGGCAGGATCTGCTGGTGTCCACACCGCGGCAGATTTGGCTGCAACGCTGCTTAGGCGCGGATACGCCGCACTATGCGCATTTGCCTTTGTTGGTGAACAGGCAGGGGCAGAAATGGTCGAAACAAACGCTTGCCCCGGCATTGGATGTGAGCCGGAAAGAAAAACTGCTCAGGCAGGTTATGTCTTATCTCAACCTGCCTGCCGCGCCGGAAGTGGAGAGGCCGTCTGAATTATTGGCCTGGACGGTGCAGCATTGGGATATGAACAAAGTGCCGAAAACGGCTGTGTGCACGGAAACCGATTAA
- a CDS encoding porin — MYIKTLITLLVFAPMAASADIQLYGNIRSGVSVSQTKIATGGNNTRTAVEDLGSYVGFRGSHAIGGGSKVIWQFEQDTPVGSSGSMREYFKRKKENSTIHAGG; from the coding sequence ATGTATATCAAAACCCTTATCACATTATTGGTGTTCGCTCCAATGGCGGCATCCGCCGACATCCAACTATACGGCAATATCCGCAGCGGCGTGAGTGTGTCGCAAACCAAAATAGCCACAGGCGGCAACAATACCCGCACTGCCGTTGAAGATTTGGGCAGCTATGTCGGTTTTCGCGGTTCGCATGCCATCGGCGGCGGCAGCAAAGTTATCTGGCAGTTCGAGCAGGATACGCCTGTGGGCAGCAGCGGCTCGATGCGCGAATACTTCAAACGCAAAAAAGAAAACAGCACGATACATGCGGGCGGCTGA